Genomic window (Bacteroidales bacterium):
CCGGAGGGTACGGAAAACAAAACCGGCATTCCATTGGCAGTTACCGTAAATAACAGCATTATCTATGGAACCCTGAACAATGAATTATTACCCGGCAATGATGTGGATTATAAATTCCATCATTGTTTACTGCGTACGACCATTAATTCGCCGTTTTTTGAAAATGTGCTCACCCAGGCTAACCCATTATTCATTGATCCCATCGGAGGAAATTTTCGCCTGGAAGAAACATCCCCTGCCCGTAATGCGGGAGACATCATTATTTCCGAAAGTATTCCTCTCGACCTGGACGGAAATAACAGGATACTGGACGGAAAACCTGATCTGGGGGCTTACGAGTGGAAATCGGAGTAAATCGTTGTTTTGTATCCGATTTTATTGTATTATTGCGTTCCGTGAACATTTAAGTATTACCGGTAAATTAATATCGCATTTGATAAATGTAACCAGATCAAATAATGCGACTTAAGAAAAACAAATAGCATTGGATACTTAACTTGTCATTCATATTAATCAGAACAAGTATGGTGGATAAAGTTTTAAATACAGTGGCATATATCGAGGAGAAGATCAATGATTTTCGTCCCGATTGGGGTATTATATTAGGTACAGACCTGGGTGGTCTTGTCAATGAAATTGAGATAGTCCATACCTTTCACTACAGGGATATTCCGAATTTTCCCGAATCGACAGTGGAAAGCCATAAAGGTCTCCTTATTTTTGGCTATTTGTCGGGACAGAAGGTTGTAGCCATGCAGGGCAGGTTTCATTATTATGAAGGATATACCATGGATCAGGTTACTTTCCCGGTCCGTGTGATGAAATTCCTGGGTATTCGTCGCCTGATCATATCCAATGCAAGCGGTGGAGTCAACCCTGATTACGAAATCGGAGATATCATGATCCTGAATGACCATATCAATCTGATGCCGAACCCATTGATTGGAGAAAACATCGCGATGCTGGGTTCCCGCTTCCCGGATATGAGTGAACCATATGATAAGAAGATGATCGACACTGGGCAAGAGATTGCAAAGCGCCTGAAAATACGCTGCCATACAGGATGCTATGTCGGGCTAACCGGACCGACACTGGAAACCCCTAAAGAATACCAGTATGTCCGGATAATCGGAGGAGATGTTGTGGGAATGTCTACTGTTCCTGAAGTAATTGTAGCACGTCATATGAGCCTCCCTTGTTTTGCAGTTTCCATTATTACCGATCTGGGTGTTCCCGGAAAAATCAAAGAAGTAGGCATTTCAGATGTAGTAAATGCAGCCGGTGAAGCAGAGCCTAAGATGACCGAAATGATCAAGGAATTGATCATGGTAACGGTTTAATAATTACTGTAACAAAGCTGAAATTTATTCTTTCAGATGTTTGTATTCTTCCCGTAATTTTTTCGGTAATTTCCTGATGACCTCACTTACCGAATGATCGATTAATTCTTTGATCAAAATATCGGATACATCACTTTCAAGACCAACAGCATTCCAGAGCAGGGTATTGGCATAATGTCCCCTTTCCACACCCTCATAACGCTCCCTTAGTTCAACAGAACGGTCCGCATCACATTTCAGGTTTACCTTGAAACTATCTTTGGGTGTGATACTGATATAAGCGAACATTTTTCCCATTATTTTGAAGACTAGTATTGTATCATCAAATGGAAAGCTTTCCGAAGCTCCTTTTACTGACAGGCAATACTCCCTCAACTCTTCAATATTCATTGGTCTATTTATTTTTACATCGGTGATCCAAAAATAGCTGATATTTTTTATTCAATTCCTAAGTGCCGTCTGTAAATTTGATCAAAGTAGCTCTTTACCAGCACACATAGATAGAAAAAAATCACAGGGGCTCGGGTACAGGCTATGATCACTTTCACAATTATTCTTGTACTTTTGTACTTTCAAAAAAGTATCAATGAAAATATATCTTTATTTTTTCTACTTCTTTTTTTATACATGTGGTCATGCGCAACCTTATGCTCCGGTTCCTGATTGGTATCAGGACTATGATATAAAATTTTATAAAATAGACATCGAAGCTGATCATATGACCACTGCTATAAAAGGAAAGGCAGATGTGGTGGCAGCTATTGAAAAAACAGGACTGGACCGCCTTATATTAGAATTGGGTGATCATCTGCATGTAGATTCGGTTTGGTTAGACGGGAACCCGGTTTCATTCCGTCATGCAGACGGGCTTCTTTATGCTTATAGTTCCTTCGTATTGACCGAAAATCAGGATTACACGATTTCTGTAAGCTATTCCGTTGCAGATAAGAAAAATGAAGGTTTTTTCTCAGCCATCACCAATCGTAAAGATGATTCCTGGAATATACCGGTCACATGGACGCTTTCCCAGCCGTATAATGCAAAAAACTGGTTCCCCTGCAAACAACACCTTCCGGACAAAGCAGATTCCGCTTACCTATTCATTACAGTTCCCGGACATTTGAAAGCAGGTGCGCCGGGTATCCTTTCATCGGTAACACCTATGCCGGACAACAAACTGCGTTATGAATGGAAGACCCGTTATCCGGTGGCATATTATCTATTGTCTTTTGCTGTCTCGGAATACCGGGAATACAATATCTATACCTCCAACGAACAAACCGGGGATCCGGTCCTGATCCAGAACTATATTTATGATAGGGACGGCTATCTGGAAAATAATCAATCCTGGATCGATACTACCCGGTCATTGATAGGATTATATTCCAAATTATTCCTGCCATATCCTTTCGCTAATGAAAAATACGGACATTGTGCAGCACCTATGGGTGGTGGGATGGAACATCAAACCATGACCACCATTTCCTCCTTCGATTTCTTGCTGGTGGCCCATGAACTGGCACACCA
Coding sequences:
- a CDS encoding MmcQ/YjbR family DNA-binding protein, encoding MNIEELREYCLSVKGASESFPFDDTILVFKIMGKMFAYISITPKDSFKVNLKCDADRSVELRERYEGVERGHYANTLLWNAVGLESDVSDILIKELIDHSVSEVIRKLPKKLREEYKHLKE
- a CDS encoding purine-nucleoside phosphorylase, giving the protein MVDKVLNTVAYIEEKINDFRPDWGIILGTDLGGLVNEIEIVHTFHYRDIPNFPESTVESHKGLLIFGYLSGQKVVAMQGRFHYYEGYTMDQVTFPVRVMKFLGIRRLIISNASGGVNPDYEIGDIMILNDHINLMPNPLIGENIAMLGSRFPDMSEPYDKKMIDTGQEIAKRLKIRCHTGCYVGLTGPTLETPKEYQYVRIIGGDVVGMSTVPEVIVARHMSLPCFAVSIITDLGVPGKIKEVGISDVVNAAGEAEPKMTEMIKELIMVTV